Within the Borrelia miyamotoi genome, the region TGGTCTTGGTAAGAAGGGAATTGATAGGTTAAGTAATCTTCAAATTACAAATATTAAAGAACTCATAGAATATTTCCCCAAAAAATATGAGGATCGCCAAAATGTAAAAACTTTTCCAGACCCCTTGAAAGTTAAAAATTGTGAACTTATGACAATTTTTACTGTTTTAGAACATAAGAATTTTGGACATAATTTTAGGAAGAATTTAAAAATGATAGCTCGGAGTGAAAATGGTGAGATATTCGAGATTCTTCTTTTTAATAGAGGATTTTTAGAAGGGATTTTTAAGATAGGTCAAAAATTCTATATTTATTCTAAATTCAATTATAACGATTATACTCAGATGTGGAGTTGTTCTAATTTTGATAGTGAAGTTTTTAGTTATAATCCTGAAAGATTTAAAAAAATTGTTCCGGTTTATTCTCTTAGTGAGGGACTGACTTCTAAAAAGATATCATCTTATATCAAAGAAGCTCTTGTTTATTTTGTCAAGTTTGGGCAATCAGATATTCCTGAATTCTTGATCAATAAATATTCATTATTGCCGTTTTATGAGGCTTTAAATGAAATTCATTTTCCAAGTTCTTTTGAAATGCTTGATAGATCAAGAAAAACTTTAATTTATAGGGAGATTTTTTTGCTTCAGTTTTTTTCAAGGGGGAAAAACTCTAAAGTTTTTTTAAGGGGGGAGAGATCTCTATCAAGAAATTTGCTTGAGCAGATTATTTTAAAACTTCCATTTAAGCTTACAAGAGATCAAGAAGTTGCAATTGATGAAATAATTGACGATCTTAAAAGCAGTAAGCCAATGAATAGATTGTTGCAAGGTGATGTTGGAAGTGGAAAAACTCTTGTTGCTTTTTTGTCTAGCATTCCTTTAGTTGAGGCTGGATATCAAGTGGCATTAATGGTGCCTACTGATCTTTTGGCTCAGCAACATTATAGCAATTTGTCAAGAATATTAAAAGATTTTAATGTTTCTATAGCTCTTTTAACTGGTAGTTTAAAGAAGAGAGATAGGGAAGATGTTTTGAAAAAACTTCAGAGTGGGATTTATAGTTTAGTAGTTGGGACTCATGCTATTTTTGCTCAAGGAACAAAATTTAAAAAATTAGCTTATATCATTATTGATGAACAGCATAAATTTGGTGTTGAACAAAGAGAGGAGCTTAAAAATAAGGGAGAAGGAGTTGATGTTCTTTTAATGTCAGCGACTCCTATTCCCAGAAGCTTAGCTTTGACTCTTTTTGGTGATCTTCAGGTATCTTTAATTAAGAAAGGTCCTGCAGGTCGAATACCAGTTACTACTTATTTAGCGAAGCATGGAAATGAAGAAAAAGTGTATGAGTTTTTAAAAAATGAACTTGCAAAAGGGCATCAAGTTTATTTTGTTTATCCTCTAATATCATCTTCACAGAAATTTGATTTAAAAGATGCTACTAGTATGTGTTTAACGCTTAAGAATATTTTTGTTGAGTATTCGGTTGCTATGATTCATTCTAAGCTTGAATCTAATATCAAAGAAGAAATTATGCAGGATTTTTATTTGAGGAAAATAGATATTTTAGTTGCAACAAGTGTTATTGAAGTTGGTATTGATTGTCCAAATGCAACTTGCATGGTAGTTGAGCATGCTGAGCGTTTTGGACTTTCTGCTTTACATCAAATTAGGGGTCGTGTTGGTAGAGGTAGTTTAAAATCTTTTTTATTTTTGCTTTATAAGGAACCTTTAACAGAAGCGGGGAAATTTAGACTCAAGACTATAAAAGAAAATATAGATGGATTTAAAATAGCAGAGGAAGACCTTAAATTAAGAGGTCCTGGCAATTTATTTGGGCTTGAACAAAGTGGTTATTTAAAGCTTAAAATAGCTGATTTTATTGAGAATAGGGAAGTCATAAGTTTGATTAGAGAGGAACTTAATATGTTTTTTTTAAATAAGTCTTTTTATAATAAATCAGATATTGAATTACTTGATAATCTTTTGCTTTCATATTTAAGATCTGTTGGTAAAGATAATTAGTATTAATTACTATATTTTTGAATTAACTTTGAAAGTTCTTTTTTATGTTTATTCCAAAATTCAAGAAGTTTATACTGTAAATTGTTGAAATATTTTTTTTGAATCGTACATGCTTGTTTGCCAATGTACATGTAATGCCAAGGTTCTGATTTATAGCCAGTTTCTCTTTCATGATTCTTTGGATACGATAATGAGAATCCGTACTTTAATGAATTTTCATAAAGCCATTTGCCTGCTTTTGTATTTAGTAAATTATCATCTATTTTGATGAAATCTATAGTTGTTCCTAGTTGGTGTTGTGAGTGGTTAGGAATTGCTGATTGGATTTTTGCTATCTTTTTTCCGTAAGTTTTTACATTATATTCAAATAAAAATTTTTGATATTCTTTTGTTCTATATGCTGACATTATTTTGATTTGGAAACCATTTTCTTTGCCTGCCTCTACAAGATTTATTAAGTCATCTATTAATATTTTTCTTATCGTTAAGCTTTCTTTTCCAATGTTTTTTAATTCTTTAAAGTTTTTTAAATGGACCAAGTCAGTTGGATTGTATTCTTTAGGAATTGGGATTTTTTTATTTACAATTATTAAGAGATCATTTTTTTCTGCTTCAAGTAATGGTTTAATCTCTTTTATGAATTGGATGGGATTGTTTTTTATTTGTTTTTGATAAGGTTCGTATAAATCTTTTGTTGTTTTAAGTAAGATTGCTAGATCTTGTTTTGATATTGTATTTTTTGATTGAAAAGTTAAATTGTTAATTAATAGTGTTAGTGAAAAAATATTGAGTAATCCCATTCAAACTTAATTATATTATAATTTATTTTTATTATAGGAGTAGTTTTAAGTTTTTATAAATATTAATTTTAAGTTTTATTTGCAAAAGTGATAAACTAAATAGTATATGCTAAGAAAGTTTAGTTATAATTCGATATTAAGAGAGTTACTGGTTTTAGCCATTCCTATAGCTTGTGAATCTTTTTTGTTTCAACTGGTAACGTTTTTTGATAATTACATGATTGCTTATTTAGGTTCTGCTCAAGTAACAGGGGTTTCTCTTGCAAATAGGGTAACTTTTATTTTTTTTATTTTTATATTTGGACTTGGGACTACGTTTAGTGCTTATGCTTCTCAAGCATTTTCTAAGAAAAAATTTGCACATATTAAGCAAGCATTTGCTTATGCTTTAGTGATTGGAGCAACGATTGGAATTATTTTCTTTTGTGTGTCTTTTGTTTTCTCAAAGGAGATTGTTAATATCTTCATAGAAGAAAATGAGTCTTTAAATTTTGGTATGACTTATTTAAAAATTATTTCTTTTTCTTACCTTTTTATGACTTATTCTTTTTTGTCTGCAATGGGTTTTAAGAGTATCAAATATGTAAAAATACCTTTGATTATTACTATATTTGTTGTATTAATTAATATTATTTTCAATTACATCTTTATTTTTGAATTGAGTATGGGAATAAGTGGAGCAGCATATGCTACTTTAATTGCTAGAATTATTGAGTTTATCTTTTATTTTTTTTATAACCTTTTAAATGTAAAGTTTTATTACCATTTAAGAATAAGTGATTTTATTGTTTCAAAAAGTGTTAGAATAGTTTATTTAAGCGTACTGATGCCTGTTTTGTTACATGAGATTTGTTGGGTTTTAAGTATAACTGTTTTGCATGCTTTTTATGCACGACTTGGAGGTAGTGAATATGCATCTTTTGCTGTAGCATCTAATTTTTTTGATTTATGCTTTGTTGTGATGCATGGAATGGGACTTGCGACTGGTGTTATTATTGGACACCTTATGGTAAAGGATAAGAAGCATGTTAGATCATTGGGAATATTTTTATCTGTTATTGGAATTATTTTAGGATTTTTGGTAGCCTTTATTCTTTTTGTGACATCTAAATTTGCGCCTATTATTTTTAGTAATTTAGATTTTCCTGAACTTGTTGGCACCTTTATCTCTATTTTTGCAAGTGTTGTTGTTTTTAAGTGTTTTACATCTCAGGTACTTGTTGGTATTTTTAGGGCTAGCGGAATTCCTAATATTTGTTTTTATATTGAAGTAGGAGTAATTGTTTTTTATACATTACCAGTTGCCTATTTCTTAGTTTTTTTTACAAATTTTAGATTGCCATTAGTAGTTTTTATTGTAAATTTTGAAGAAATCCTTAAAAGTATACTTATTTTAATAGAGTTTTTTAAAGATGACTGGATAAGGGAAATTCATTATGAAGAACTGACTTAATTTATAGAAGTATTATTTAATGCTAATTAGGATATTGTATGAGCAATATGGATTCAAACTTTATATTGATTAATTTAATATTAATTTATATTTTTTACTTTACTTTTTATTAAGTCTTTCATAATGTTATTCAGCTTAGTGTTTTTATGCCTTATGTTATACTACTTAAGTAGATTAAAGTCTGTTAAAACAGAGTAGTTATTTTGTTATAATACTGTTGCTGTGTGTTTAGATAATATAAAAGGTAAAAATTTTTTGATTATGGGTTTGGGTCTTCATGGAGGAGGTGTGGCTGTTGCTAGGTTCTTGTTGAAACATGGCGGAAATTTGGTAATTACCGATTTAAAGAATGAGTCAGAATTAGTTTCAAGCATTAAATTTTTGGAACAATTTAGAAATAGGATTCGATATGTTTTAGGATATCATGATGAGGATGATTTTAAAAATGCAGATGTTGTTATTAAAAATCCTTCTGTAAGTGCTAATAACAAGTATTTAAAGCTTGCAAAAAGAATTGAAACTGATATTAGTTTATTTTTAATATTTAATCGAAATCCGGTGATTGCTGTTACAGGAACTAAGGGAAAGTCGACTCTTACATCTCTTTTGCATAGGGTTTTGGTTTCTAAGTATCCAAATTCTAAGCTTGGAGGTAATATCGGGATATCTCCTTTAAGTTTTTTAGATGAGCTTGACGGAATATCGCCTATTGTTTTAGAACTTTCTTCCTGGCAATTGCATGATCTTAAAAATTTATGTCCCATTATTAGCATTATAACTAATATTTATCATGATCATCAAAATTATTATTCAGATTTTAATAGCTATATAAAAGATAAGTCAAAAATTTTTATAGCCCAAGATTCAGGAATTTTGATCTTCCAAGATCAAGCCTATTATGATTATTTTTATAGATTTAAATCCCAATCCAAGGTTGTTTTATTTTCAGAAACTATGCCTTTAAACTTTGAAAATGACATTTTTTATTTTAGAGATGGAAAGATTTATTTAAATAAGGAAGTGATAAGTACTCTTAGTGAATCAAGAATTGTGCTTTTGATTTCTAAAATGATTGCTGTTTTTGTTGCAAGTTACTTGAGCTTGGATTTAGATGTTGTATCTAAGATTGTTGCTGGTTTTAATGGAATTGAGCATCGGTTGGAATTTGTAATAGAATGTGAAGGTGTTAAATATTATAATGATACGGCGTCAACAATTCCTGATTCTACAGTTTTGTCTATTAGAAGTTTAAAGGCTGATGGAAGTTTTATTAATCTTATTGTTGGTGGAACTGATAAGGAGCTTGATTTTTCAGTTTTTGGTGAGATTTTAAGCATGGTTAAAACTTGGATTTTGTTAAGAGGAAGTGCTACTTTAAAGATCATTAAGTTTTTAGAGGACAATAAAATTAAGTATTTTATTTTTTCTTCTTTAGAAGAATGTGTTTGTTATGCAAAAAAAATTTCTATTCAAAATGATATAGTTTTATTTTCCCCGGCTAGCGCTTCTTTTGAGCTTTTTAATAATGAATTTGATAGGGGACATCAATTTAAAAATTTGGTTAGTATTATGACTTAAAATCTTTTTTTTTAGGATTTTATAATGGAAGTATCTTAATATCTCAAGAATGCTATATATTTTATATAAAAATTTTTGGTACACAAAGTCATAGCATCCAATTCTGTGAATAATTTTGCCTCCAAATCCGGTTTTGAATTGAAACAGACCAAATAAAGGATGCTTTTCGTTAGCAGTTGGAGGGATTCCTAGGAGATCGTATTCTTGTATTGAAAGACTTTTAAGCATTTGTATTGCTTTAAATTGCACAGCGTAATTTGGCATTAAGTGTTTATTTTCTCTGCTTGAGGCACCGTAGAGGTATGTAGCTTTATCTTTATATATTCCAACAATTATTCCAGATATTAGTTTGCCATTATATAGTGCAATTATTAGTTTGATTTTAGAGTTCTCATCTTCTTTGAATGATTTTATTAGATCTCTTATGTAATCTTTTGAGTGAATAGCAAATTTATCTCTTTTAGCTGTTTCTTGATGAAGTTTGTAAAATTCATCAAAATATTTAAATTCATCATCTATAATTACTGTTATATTTTTTTTACTGCTGAGATTTACATTGTATCTTGTTTTCTTTTTCATCTTAGCTTTGATTTTATCTAATGAATCGTTTAAATTTAGTATTGTTGTATTTGGGGGCTGTATATCGTCAAATGATTTTTTGAGATTTTTAAATTTAATTTTTAGTGGGCTATAGTTTTCTTTTAGACTTCTTGAGGTATAAAACATTAAATCATATCGTACGAATATGGTATTTTTATGCAAATATTGTTTTATATTTTCACTAAATTTTTTGATTTGAGTATTAATCTTTTCAATATTAAGCTCTTCAATTTTTTGATTTGAAAATTCTGGATGAGCGATATAACTTAGGTAAAAGTTTCCAAAGATCTTTCTTTGCATCACAAGAATTTTATTGAAATGGTTACTACTTAATGCTATAGCCTTCCATGGACTTTTTTTGCTTGAAGTTTTTTTTACAATTGTCCATAGCCTACTTTGAAGGTAATTTTCATTTAAGCTTTCTATTTCTATTTTTTTAATATCCATTGATTTTTCTTAATTAGAGCTTAATATATTTTCCCATTTAGGATTTCTCTAGATAGTACTTTTTCTTTAGATTTTTCTAATATGAGGTTAATATCATTGATTTTAAGTTCTCCATTTTCTGCCATAATTTGAGTTTTAGAGAATTTATCTATGTTGATCTTTGATGGATGCTTTAATTCTTTATTAATATCACTTTCAAGTATTATTCGTTCTCCAGGAGTGGGATTATCTTTAAAATCTTCTACAATGATTACCTTAAAATTTTTGTCCTTATCTTCAGTTGCAATTAACATTCCCTCAGATCTTATTCCTCTAAATTTGGCAGGCTTTAGGTTATCAACTATTATTATGTGTTTTCCAAGTAATTCTTCTTCTTTGTAATAGTCTGCAAGATTGCTTACAATTTGTTTTCCATCAGGAGTCCCATCATCAAGTTTTAAAATGAAAAGCTTTTCTGCGTCTGGATTTCGTTCTATTGTTTTTACTTTTACAACTCTTAAGCATACTTGTTCGCTGAATAATTTTATTGGATTTTCTATTTGTTTGTCTTGCATATTTTTACCTCCTGAATATTTTAATTTTAAACTGTCAATTAATTGTTTTTCTATCTTTGAAAATAGTACTTCCGTGTTCTGAATTGTATTTAGACCTAGATTTATTCCTAAGAATTTGTTGGAAATTTCATAACTTTCTCCGAAAAACTTTCTTATTTTGTCACTTGTGTACGGTATAAAAGGTGAAATTAAGATTGATAGGTCCTTTATTAAATATATTAGGTTTAATAATAGTTCTTTTGTTTCTTTAGGTTCATTATCTTTTGTTTTCCATGGTTCTTTGTCTTGAAATATTTTATTACCTATTCTTGAAATATCAAGAATCTCTTTTAGAGCTGATTTTAGTTCTGTTTTTTTGAAAAAATTTAGAATTCTTTCATATTTGAAGTTAATTTTTTGCCAAAAGTCTTCTTTTATTTCTATTTTCTCTATTTTCTTTCCAAAAAATTTTTTATAAAATGTTAGTACTCGGTTAATAAGATTTGAAAAATTTCCAATAAGCTCACTGTTTATCCTTTCCATGAAGTCATTCCACGTGAATTGAAAGTCAGATTTTTCGGGCCTGTTATAATAGATGTAAAATCTCCAAGCATCAGCTGGTATGCCAGTTGTTATGACATCGTTACCAAATATTCCAGTTCCTGTAGATTTTGAGAATTTTAGATTTTCGTAATTTAAATATTCACTTGAAGCTAGATTACTTAGCATTGTCCAGTTTTCTTTACTTCCAAGCTCTATGCTAGGGAATATAACAGTGTGAAATAAAATATTATCTTTTCCAATGAATTGCACTAAATTTGTTTCTTCATTATTTTTCCACCATGATTTCCAATCTTTTAAAATTTCTTTTGTAATTGAGATATATCCAATTGGTGCATCAAACCATACATAAAATACTTTATTCTCATATCCCTTTTTTGGTACTGGTATTCCCCATTTTAAATCTCTTGTTATTGCTCTTTGTTTAAGTCCATCTCTTAAGAATGCATTTGTCATTTTAATAGCATTGGCATTCCAATTTTTATTCTGTGAGGTTGTTTGTATCCAATGCTCAAGTTCATTTTTTATCTTTGGTGTGTCAATGTAGAGATGTTTAGTTGTTTTTAAAATAGGTGTGTTTTTGCAAATTATGCACTTTGGATTTATTAAGTCGGTTGAAGCTAATAATTTAGAGCAGTTTTCACATTGATCTCCTTTTGCATTATGTCCGCAATTTGGGCATTCTCCTGTTACGTATCTATCTGCTAAAAAGATTAGATCTTGTTGGCAGAAAAATTGTTCGCTTTCTTTGTCTGTGATATAACCATTTTTTTCTAGCTTTAGGAATAAACCTTGTACAGTTTCTTTGTGGCATTTGTTAGTTGTGCGTCCAAAGATATCAAATTTAATGTTAAACCATTCATAAATTGATTTGTGTATTTCATGATATTTATTGCAAAGTTCTTCAGGAGTAGTTTTTTCAATTAAAGCCTTAGTTTCTGTTGCTGTGCCGTATTCATCTGTGCCGCAGACATAAAGCGTTTCTATTCCCATCATTCTTGAGTATCTTGCAAAAGCATCTGCTGAGAGAACTTGTACTAAGTTGCCAAGGTGAGGTATGTTGTTAACATATGGCAATGCAGCTGTAATTAGATTCTTTTTTTTCACTTAATTTATTTTTCCTTTTTTTGATGTATTATATTCGTATTTTAATACTAATGCTAGTTTATTTTGTGTATTTTGTTTATTAAATAATTTATTATTTTATTAATATATAAGTATAGCATAGAGATATTACATAGGAGATGTTATGGGGTCCTTTAATTTCAAAGATTATGTATTTGGTAGAGCAAAAAAAATTGTAGTGGAAAAGGGAGATAAGGCTAGTATAGTTTTTCCTGAAAGTGGGGATATTAGGATTTTGAAAGCTACTATTGATATTTTAAAGGAAAAACTTGCGGGACTTGTTGTGCTTATTGGGCGTGAAGATGAGATCTTGAAAAAATTAAAAGAACTTGTGGGATCTAGGGATGATATCTTAGCAATGGTAAAGGTTGTAGATTTGGATTCTTTTAAGGGTTTTGATAGATATATGGATGAATATTGTAGTTTGCGACAAAAGAGAAAATTGACTTTAAAGAGGGCTAAAGAAGAGCTTTTAGATGAAATTGTTTTTTCTATGATGATGGTTAGACTTGCTGAAGTTAAGACTTGTGTTTGTGGTGCTTTAACGCCTTCTGTTAAGGTTTTAAAAAGTGTTTTTACAATACTTCCTAAACTTAAAGAGACTAAATTTGTATCTTCTTTTATGATTATGGATACTGGAAGTGATCTTAGTCGGGTTGAAACTTGTTTTGGATATGAAGGAATTTTAATGTTTTCTGATTGTGCTGTGATAGTTAATCCTGATTCTTTACAGCTTGCAGAAATTGCAATACATAGTGCAAATTCATTTAGGAATATTTTTAGTGCACAGCCAAAGGTGGCTCTTTTAAGTTTTTCTACTAAGGGGTCTGCTCATTCCGTAGAAGTTGAAAA harbors:
- the recG gene encoding ATP-dependent DNA helicase RecG; the protein is MFLHEFQYDLQGISGLGKKGIDRLSNLQITNIKELIEYFPKKYEDRQNVKTFPDPLKVKNCELMTIFTVLEHKNFGHNFRKNLKMIARSENGEIFEILLFNRGFLEGIFKIGQKFYIYSKFNYNDYTQMWSCSNFDSEVFSYNPERFKKIVPVYSLSEGLTSKKISSYIKEALVYFVKFGQSDIPEFLINKYSLLPFYEALNEIHFPSSFEMLDRSRKTLIYREIFLLQFFSRGKNSKVFLRGERSLSRNLLEQIILKLPFKLTRDQEVAIDEIIDDLKSSKPMNRLLQGDVGSGKTLVAFLSSIPLVEAGYQVALMVPTDLLAQQHYSNLSRILKDFNVSIALLTGSLKKRDREDVLKKLQSGIYSLVVGTHAIFAQGTKFKKLAYIIIDEQHKFGVEQREELKNKGEGVDVLLMSATPIPRSLALTLFGDLQVSLIKKGPAGRIPVTTYLAKHGNEEKVYEFLKNELAKGHQVYFVYPLISSSQKFDLKDATSMCLTLKNIFVEYSVAMIHSKLESNIKEEIMQDFYLRKIDILVATSVIEVGIDCPNATCMVVEHAERFGLSALHQIRGRVGRGSLKSFLFLLYKEPLTEAGKFRLKTIKENIDGFKIAEEDLKLRGPGNLFGLEQSGYLKLKIADFIENREVISLIREELNMFFLNKSFYNKSDIELLDNLLLSYLRSVGKDN
- a CDS encoding M15 family metallopeptidase; the encoded protein is MGLLNIFSLTLLINNLTFQSKNTISKQDLAILLKTTKDLYEPYQKQIKNNPIQFIKEIKPLLEAEKNDLLIIVNKKIPIPKEYNPTDLVHLKNFKELKNIGKESLTIRKILIDDLINLVEAGKENGFQIKIMSAYRTKEYQKFLFEYNVKTYGKKIAKIQSAIPNHSQHQLGTTIDFIKIDDNLLNTKAGKWLYENSLKYGFSLSYPKNHERETGYKSEPWHYMYIGKQACTIQKKYFNNLQYKLLEFWNKHKKELSKLIQKYSN
- a CDS encoding MATE family efflux transporter; amino-acid sequence: MLRKFSYNSILRELLVLAIPIACESFLFQLVTFFDNYMIAYLGSAQVTGVSLANRVTFIFFIFIFGLGTTFSAYASQAFSKKKFAHIKQAFAYALVIGATIGIIFFCVSFVFSKEIVNIFIEENESLNFGMTYLKIISFSYLFMTYSFLSAMGFKSIKYVKIPLIITIFVVLINIIFNYIFIFELSMGISGAAYATLIARIIEFIFYFFYNLLNVKFYYHLRISDFIVSKSVRIVYLSVLMPVLLHEICWVLSITVLHAFYARLGGSEYASFAVASNFFDLCFVVMHGMGLATGVIIGHLMVKDKKHVRSLGIFLSVIGIILGFLVAFILFVTSKFAPIIFSNLDFPELVGTFISIFASVVVFKCFTSQVLVGIFRASGIPNICFYIEVGVIVFYTLPVAYFLVFFTNFRLPLVVFIVNFEEILKSILILIEFFKDDWIREIHYEELT
- the murD gene encoding UDP-N-acetylmuramoyl-L-alanine--D-glutamate ligase, with protein sequence MCLDNIKGKNFLIMGLGLHGGGVAVARFLLKHGGNLVITDLKNESELVSSIKFLEQFRNRIRYVLGYHDEDDFKNADVVIKNPSVSANNKYLKLAKRIETDISLFLIFNRNPVIAVTGTKGKSTLTSLLHRVLVSKYPNSKLGGNIGISPLSFLDELDGISPIVLELSSWQLHDLKNLCPIISIITNIYHDHQNYYSDFNSYIKDKSKIFIAQDSGILIFQDQAYYDYFYRFKSQSKVVLFSETMPLNFENDIFYFRDGKIYLNKEVISTLSESRIVLLISKMIAVFVASYLSLDLDVVSKIVAGFNGIEHRLEFVIECEGVKYYNDTASTIPDSTVLSIRSLKADGSFINLIVGGTDKELDFSVFGEILSMVKTWILLRGSATLKIIKFLEDNKIKYFIFSSLEECVCYAKKISIQNDIVLFSPASASFELFNNEFDRGHQFKNLVSIMT
- the metG gene encoding methionine--tRNA ligase, whose product is MKKKNLITAALPYVNNIPHLGNLVQVLSADAFARYSRMMGIETLYVCGTDEYGTATETKALIEKTTPEELCNKYHEIHKSIYEWFNIKFDIFGRTTNKCHKETVQGLFLKLEKNGYITDKESEQFFCQQDLIFLADRYVTGECPNCGHNAKGDQCENCSKLLASTDLINPKCIICKNTPILKTTKHLYIDTPKIKNELEHWIQTTSQNKNWNANAIKMTNAFLRDGLKQRAITRDLKWGIPVPKKGYENKVFYVWFDAPIGYISITKEILKDWKSWWKNNEETNLVQFIGKDNILFHTVIFPSIELGSKENWTMLSNLASSEYLNYENLKFSKSTGTGIFGNDVITTGIPADAWRFYIYYNRPEKSDFQFTWNDFMERINSELIGNFSNLINRVLTFYKKFFGKKIEKIEIKEDFWQKINFKYERILNFFKKTELKSALKEILDISRIGNKIFQDKEPWKTKDNEPKETKELLLNLIYLIKDLSILISPFIPYTSDKIRKFFGESYEISNKFLGINLGLNTIQNTEVLFSKIEKQLIDSLKLKYSGGKNMQDKQIENPIKLFSEQVCLRVVKVKTIERNPDAEKLFILKLDDGTPDGKQIVSNLADYYKEEELLGKHIIIVDNLKPAKFRGIRSEGMLIATEDKDKNFKVIIVEDFKDNPTPGERIILESDINKELKHPSKINIDKFSKTQIMAENGELKINDINLILEKSKEKVLSREILNGKIY
- the pta gene encoding phosphate acetyltransferase, giving the protein MGSFNFKDYVFGRAKKIVVEKGDKASIVFPESGDIRILKATIDILKEKLAGLVVLIGREDEILKKLKELVGSRDDILAMVKVVDLDSFKGFDRYMDEYCSLRQKRKLTLKRAKEELLDEIVFSMMMVRLAEVKTCVCGALTPSVKVLKSVFTILPKLKETKFVSSFMIMDTGSDLSRVETCFGYEGILMFSDCAVIVNPDSLQLAEIAIHSANSFRNIFSAQPKVALLSFSTKGSAHSVEVEKVRGALEIVKSKCTDLLIDGELQLDAALMKSIAEKKCNDSLVAGAANILIFPSLESGNIGYKLVERLAFAKAYGPFLQGLQNPISDLSRGCSVDDIVLTSALMISS